A stretch of Bradyrhizobium sp. AZCC 2262 DNA encodes these proteins:
- a CDS encoding type II toxin-antitoxin system RelE/ParE family toxin, with translation MKQLPAFFYALSSGREPVREWLKALSADDRKIVGEDIKDVEFAWPIGMPLCRPLGRGLWEVRSTLTQGRIARVLFCEHEGRMILLHAFIKKTQKTPAGDLELAIKRKKEIA, from the coding sequence ATGAAACAGCTGCCCGCTTTCTTCTACGCCCTTTCCTCCGGTCGTGAGCCGGTTCGGGAATGGCTGAAGGCGTTGTCGGCCGATGATCGCAAGATCGTCGGCGAGGACATCAAGGATGTCGAGTTCGCATGGCCGATTGGTATGCCGCTCTGCCGACCCCTGGGTCGTGGCTTGTGGGAGGTTCGCAGCACATTGACGCAAGGGCGTATCGCCCGCGTGCTGTTCTGTGAACATGAAGGCAGAATGATATTGCTGCACGCCTTTATCAAGAAGACGCAGAAGACACCTGCAGGTGATCTGGAATTGGCGATCAAGCGAAAGAAGGAGATCGCATGA
- a CDS encoding threonine ammonia-lyase has protein sequence MPKAPKNAPPNPHASEAGLAVTPSDVTAAAAAIRGSVIVTECGQSRTLSEICGCNLWLKFENLQFTSTFKERGALNRLLALSPDERQRGVIAMSAGNHAQGVAYHANRLGIPATIVMPVGTPMVKIENTRRHGAEIIISGTLEECGEFAIAHGKVKNLTMIHPYDDPLIIAGQGTIALEMLASVPQLDTLVVPIGGGGLISGIAVAAKSLKPELRIVGVQAQLYPSMYNAIKGEHLPMRGDTLAEGIAVKAPGRITTEIIHHLVDDIVLVTEDQIERAVAMLIAIEKTVVEGAGAAGLAAVLAAPERFAARNVGLVLTGGNIDTRLIASVLTRELAREGRLTQIAIDIVDRPGQLAAVSALLAEVGANIIEVSHQRTFSDLPAKGTLLEVVIETRDRAHLEDVMKRLGEAGLVAWLPGRR, from the coding sequence ATGCCGAAAGCCCCCAAAAACGCTCCGCCGAACCCGCACGCTTCCGAAGCTGGTCTTGCCGTCACGCCCAGCGACGTCACAGCCGCGGCGGCTGCGATCCGCGGTTCCGTCATCGTCACCGAATGCGGCCAGAGCCGGACGCTGAGCGAGATCTGCGGCTGCAATCTCTGGCTCAAATTCGAGAATCTGCAATTCACCTCGACTTTCAAAGAGCGCGGCGCACTCAATCGGCTGCTGGCGCTATCGCCTGACGAACGACAGCGCGGCGTGATCGCGATGTCGGCCGGCAATCACGCGCAGGGCGTGGCCTATCACGCCAACCGGCTTGGTATTCCCGCCACGATCGTGATGCCGGTCGGCACGCCGATGGTGAAGATCGAGAACACCAGACGCCACGGCGCCGAGATCATCATTTCCGGTACGCTGGAGGAGTGCGGCGAGTTCGCGATCGCGCATGGGAAGGTGAAGAACCTCACCATGATCCACCCCTACGACGATCCCTTGATCATCGCAGGGCAGGGCACCATCGCGCTCGAAATGCTCGCTTCCGTGCCGCAGCTCGATACGCTGGTGGTTCCGATCGGCGGCGGCGGGCTGATTTCCGGCATCGCGGTCGCGGCCAAATCGCTGAAGCCGGAGTTGCGGATCGTCGGCGTGCAGGCGCAGCTCTATCCCTCGATGTACAACGCCATCAAGGGCGAGCACCTGCCGATGCGCGGCGATACGCTGGCCGAAGGCATCGCCGTCAAGGCGCCGGGCCGGATCACCACCGAAATCATCCATCACCTCGTCGACGACATCGTTCTCGTCACGGAGGATCAGATCGAGCGCGCGGTGGCGATGCTGATCGCGATCGAAAAGACCGTGGTCGAGGGCGCCGGCGCGGCGGGCCTTGCCGCGGTGCTGGCAGCGCCGGAACGTTTTGCCGCGCGCAATGTCGGCCTCGTGCTGACCGGCGGCAACATCGATACGCGGCTGATCGCCTCGGTGCTGACGCGCGAACTCGCGCGCGAGGGGCGGCTGACGCAGATCGCCATCGACATCGTCGACCGGCCGGGGCAACTGGCGGCGGTCTCGGCGCTATTGGCCGAAGTCGGCGCCAACATCATCGAAGTCTCGCACCAGCGCACCTTCTCCGACCTGCCTGCCAAGGGCACCTTGCTCGAAGTCGTCATCGAAACGAGAGACCGCGCGCATCTGGAGGACGTGATGAAACGGCTCGGCGAAGCCGGCTTGGTCGCGTGGCTGCCGGGGCGGCGATAA
- a CDS encoding molybdate ABC transporter substrate-binding protein, whose product MAARLSVALASLAIMMVPAMAEETVLLHAAGSLRTALTEVAKDFEAAGLGKVQAKFGASGLLKDEIAAGANAEVLASANMEHPQALAAEKRSGPVALFARNRLCALARPGLEVTPATLLDRMLDPQVKLGTSTPKADPSGDYAWEVFRKAEKLSPGASATLGKKALQLTGGASSPPAPQGRSIYGDLIVQGTADIFLTYCSNALAAQRENPAQQIVQLPDALAVGADYGLTVINGASASAYKFAMFILSAEGQRTLARHGFAAPGLPQ is encoded by the coding sequence ATGGCCGCGCGGCTTTCTGTAGCGCTCGCATCTCTCGCGATCATGATGGTGCCTGCGATGGCAGAAGAAACGGTATTGCTCCACGCCGCCGGCAGCCTGCGCACCGCGCTGACCGAGGTGGCAAAGGATTTCGAAGCCGCAGGCCTCGGCAAGGTGCAGGCGAAGTTCGGCGCGTCCGGTCTGTTGAAAGACGAGATCGCCGCTGGGGCAAACGCAGAAGTGCTCGCCTCCGCCAACATGGAGCACCCGCAAGCCCTGGCTGCAGAGAAGCGCAGCGGCCCTGTAGCGCTGTTCGCGCGCAACCGGCTGTGCGCGCTGGCGCGGCCCGGCCTCGAGGTCACGCCGGCCACGCTGCTGGACCGTATGCTCGACCCGCAAGTGAAGCTCGGCACCTCGACGCCGAAGGCCGATCCTTCAGGCGATTACGCCTGGGAGGTTTTTCGTAAAGCGGAGAAGCTCAGCCCGGGCGCCTCTGCGACGCTCGGGAAGAAAGCGCTGCAGCTCACCGGCGGGGCCTCCAGCCCGCCGGCGCCGCAGGGCCGCTCGATCTATGGCGACCTCATCGTGCAAGGCACAGCCGATATTTTCCTGACCTATTGCTCCAATGCGCTCGCCGCGCAGCGGGAAAACCCCGCGCAACAGATCGTGCAACTGCCCGACGCGCTCGCGGTCGGCGCCGATTACGGCCTGACCGTGATCAACGGCGCCTCGGCATCCGCGTATAAATTCGCAATGTTCATTCTCTCGGCGGAAGGCCAGCGCACGCTTGCAAGGCACGGTTTTGCCGCGCCGGGTCTGCCGCAATAG
- a CDS encoding response regulator transcription factor, which yields MNSLNDEPKAEAITVVLVEDDAPTLWRLQDALTKAGYQVRAAGTLAEARACLAQGAPKVLLTDLQLPDGHGVDLIRETRRCFPDTEIMVISILGDEESVISAITVGATGYLLKDAFPIDIAATVRDLVAGHSPISASIARFIVRRTQNTPEPPPGPALNTAKLTPREIDILWGIAKGFSYAEIASHLGLSRQTVPGHIKNIYRKLEVHTRGEAVFEAVQQGLIKL from the coding sequence ATGAATTCATTGAACGATGAGCCGAAGGCGGAGGCCATCACGGTCGTGCTGGTCGAGGACGACGCGCCGACGCTTTGGCGGCTGCAGGACGCGCTGACCAAGGCCGGATATCAGGTCAGGGCCGCCGGCACGCTCGCTGAAGCCCGCGCCTGTCTCGCGCAGGGCGCGCCAAAAGTGCTGCTGACCGACCTTCAACTGCCCGACGGCCATGGCGTCGACCTGATCCGCGAAACACGTCGGTGCTTTCCCGACACCGAGATCATGGTGATCTCGATCCTCGGCGACGAGGAAAGCGTGATCTCGGCGATTACCGTCGGCGCCACGGGCTATCTGCTCAAGGACGCCTTCCCGATCGATATCGCCGCCACCGTGCGCGACCTCGTCGCCGGGCACTCGCCGATCTCGGCCTCGATCGCGCGCTTCATCGTGCGGCGGACCCAGAACACGCCCGAGCCGCCGCCCGGCCCTGCGCTCAACACCGCAAAACTGACGCCGCGCGAGATCGACATCCTCTGGGGCATCGCCAAGGGTTTCAGCTACGCCGAGATCGCCAGCCATCTCGGCCTGTCGCGCCAGACCGTGCCCGGGCATATCAAGAACATCTATCGCAAGCTCGAGGTTCATACCCGCGGTGAGGCGGTGTTCGAGGCGGTCCAGCAAGGCTTGATAAAGTTGTGA
- a CDS encoding energy-coupling factor ABC transporter ATP-binding protein yields the protein MRAPSSELPIVFDGVTVTAGAVTILDDIALTLAPGPPTVLIGPNGSGKSTLLRVAMGLLAPSRGRITWGGLENVPPLRRAIVFQRPAMLRRSAAANIRFALRAADVPRAEHARRTSELLELVGLDHLADRAARRLSGGEQQRLALARALARDPVALFLDEPTASLDPTATKAVEDIIRTVSERNIKVVMATHDLGEARRLGGDIVMLHRGRIVETGAAASFFDRPQTAEAKTFLAGELLV from the coding sequence ATGCGCGCGCCTTCGAGCGAACTGCCCATTGTATTCGATGGCGTTACGGTGACGGCAGGCGCCGTCACAATCCTCGACGATATCGCGCTCACGCTGGCGCCGGGCCCACCGACGGTGCTGATCGGCCCGAACGGCTCGGGCAAATCCACGCTGCTGCGCGTGGCGATGGGGCTGCTCGCGCCCTCACGCGGACGTATCACCTGGGGCGGCCTGGAAAATGTCCCGCCGCTCAGGCGCGCGATCGTGTTTCAGCGGCCGGCGATGCTCCGGCGCAGCGCCGCCGCCAACATCCGTTTCGCGCTGCGCGCCGCGGACGTGCCGCGCGCCGAACACGCACGCCGCACCAGCGAGTTGCTCGAACTGGTCGGTCTCGATCATCTCGCCGACCGTGCCGCGCGCCGGCTGTCCGGCGGCGAGCAGCAGCGGCTGGCGTTGGCGCGCGCGCTGGCGCGCGATCCGGTCGCGCTGTTTCTCGACGAGCCGACCGCGAGCCTCGATCCCACCGCCACCAAGGCGGTGGAAGACATCATCCGCACTGTGAGCGAACGCAACATCAAGGTCGTGATGGCGACCCATGATCTCGGCGAGGCGCGCAGGCTCGGAGGCGACATCGTCATGCTTCACCGCGGCCGTATCGTGGAGACCGGCGCCGCCGCGTCGTTCTTCGATCGGCCGCAAACTGCCGAGGCCAAGACATTCCTCGCGGGCGAATTGCTGGTTTAG
- a CDS encoding DMT family transporter, which produces MASGLSTRSAAVLLAGVVLAWGTNWPVTKMIVQDVPPLWATALRCMIAAATLAPMLWAQGQFIVPKRGDLPVVFCTSILHLVAFSALVAAGLQFVPAGRAIVLGYTTPLWVAIGAAMFLSEHITRRRAIGIGCGLAGLAVIFNPQTLNWGDRDALFGSGLILLAAFCWAANIVYVRAHKWISTPFQLVFWQVLLAATLLSAIAWITEGALHIVWTARLAALMLYSGIVCTAFANWAMTMVNRSLPAVTTSLCLLATPLLGIISATVMLNEPLEPSLFLAMTLIIGGIALGTVAGGWPQRVAQAKR; this is translated from the coding sequence ATGGCCAGTGGACTTTCAACCCGCAGCGCGGCGGTGCTGCTCGCCGGCGTCGTGCTCGCATGGGGGACCAACTGGCCGGTGACAAAGATGATCGTGCAGGATGTGCCGCCATTATGGGCCACGGCGCTGCGCTGCATGATCGCCGCCGCGACGCTGGCGCCGATGTTGTGGGCGCAGGGGCAATTCATCGTCCCGAAGCGCGGCGACCTGCCGGTCGTGTTCTGCACCTCGATCCTGCATCTGGTGGCGTTTTCGGCGCTGGTCGCCGCCGGCTTGCAGTTCGTGCCAGCGGGCAGGGCGATCGTGCTCGGCTATACGACGCCGCTGTGGGTCGCGATCGGCGCCGCCATGTTCCTGTCGGAGCACATCACGCGCCGGCGCGCGATCGGGATTGGCTGCGGCCTTGCGGGCCTCGCGGTCATTTTCAATCCGCAGACGCTGAACTGGGGTGACCGTGACGCGCTGTTCGGCAGCGGCCTGATTCTGCTCGCAGCATTCTGCTGGGCCGCCAACATCGTCTATGTCCGGGCGCACAAATGGATTTCGACGCCCTTCCAACTCGTATTCTGGCAGGTATTGCTAGCAGCCACGCTGCTCTCGGCCATCGCCTGGATCACGGAAGGTGCGCTGCACATCGTGTGGACCGCGCGCCTCGCCGCCCTGATGCTCTATAGCGGAATTGTCTGCACGGCGTTCGCCAACTGGGCGATGACGATGGTGAACCGGAGCCTGCCCGCCGTCACTACCTCGCTGTGCCTGCTGGCGACGCCGCTGCTCGGGATCATCAGCGCCACCGTGATGCTGAACGAACCGCTCGAACCGTCGCTGTTTCTGGCGATGACGTTGATCATCGGCGGCATCGCGCTCGGCACCGTCGCAGGTGGATGGCCGCAGCGCGTGGCCCAGGCGAAGCGATAA
- a CDS encoding patatin-like phospholipase family protein — MTHLDNWQTKFATTRPRRLLALDGGGIRGVMSLEILRKIERDLAAATGKGASFRLGDFFDYIGGTSTGAIIAAGLAMGKSVQELVDFYIEAGPLMFEKTSLIGRLRSFYQADPLRQKLNGVFGERKLGAEDLRSLLLIVTRNATTDSPWPVSNNPFARYNDRTRKDCNLQIPLWQLVRASTAAPVYFPPEILAWDESDPAKTFFFVDGGVTPYNSPAFQLFRMATLPQYRLNWPVGETKMMLISVGTGSAAAVSRDLNVRGQLAPVNAAHLPGVLMGGAAIDQDINCRAIGRCVFGQAIDREVGDMIPRQGDPLKGDVIPPEEDCGRQFLYARYNPDVSRDGLDALGLNEINPDHVQALDQIEYIGEMQSVGRNYAAKFVDMTPFRRFVLKD; from the coding sequence ATGACTCATCTCGACAACTGGCAAACAAAATTTGCGACGACAAGACCGCGCAGGCTGCTGGCGCTCGATGGCGGCGGCATCCGCGGCGTGATGTCTCTCGAAATCCTGCGCAAGATTGAACGGGATCTGGCGGCGGCAACCGGCAAGGGCGCGTCGTTCCGTCTCGGAGATTTCTTCGACTATATCGGCGGCACCAGCACCGGCGCCATCATTGCGGCCGGCCTCGCGATGGGAAAGTCAGTTCAGGAACTGGTCGACTTCTACATCGAGGCGGGACCGCTGATGTTCGAAAAAACGTCCCTGATCGGCCGGTTGCGCAGCTTCTATCAGGCCGACCCGCTGCGCCAGAAACTGAACGGCGTGTTCGGAGAGCGCAAGCTTGGAGCCGAAGACCTGCGTTCGCTGCTGCTGATCGTCACGCGGAATGCAACGACGGATTCGCCGTGGCCCGTCTCCAACAATCCCTTTGCCCGGTACAACGATCGCACCCGCAAAGACTGCAATCTGCAGATTCCGCTGTGGCAGCTGGTGCGGGCGAGCACGGCTGCACCCGTCTATTTCCCGCCCGAAATACTCGCATGGGATGAAAGCGACCCGGCAAAAACCTTCTTCTTCGTCGATGGCGGTGTCACTCCCTACAATAGTCCGGCATTCCAGTTGTTCCGGATGGCGACACTTCCGCAGTACCGCCTCAACTGGCCCGTCGGAGAGACGAAGATGATGCTGATCTCGGTCGGCACGGGATCGGCGGCAGCGGTCAGCCGCGACCTCAACGTGCGCGGACAATTGGCGCCGGTGAACGCCGCGCACCTTCCCGGCGTGCTGATGGGTGGCGCCGCGATCGACCAGGATATCAATTGCCGCGCAATCGGCCGCTGCGTGTTCGGCCAGGCGATCGACCGGGAGGTCGGTGACATGATTCCGCGGCAAGGCGATCCGCTCAAGGGGGATGTCATTCCGCCCGAAGAAGATTGCGGCCGCCAATTCCTTTATGCCCGCTACAACCCCGATGTGAGTCGAGACGGCCTCGACGCCTTGGGGCTGAACGAGATCAATCCGGATCACGTCCAGGCGCTGGATCAGATCGAGTACATCGGTGAGATGCAATCCGTAGGACGTAACTATGCCGCGAAGTTCGTGGATATGACGCCATTCCGGAGATTCGTGCTGAAGGACTGA
- a CDS encoding ABC transporter permease, which yields MPADVSALQLVLSGDATLFAIVRLSLYVSLSAVVLAALIGIPLGAWIALTRFPGRQGVIVLLNALMGLPPVVVGLAVYLALSRSGPLGSFGLLFTPRAMIIAQTVLVAPIIAALARQTIEDLWLEYRDELTAMNLGPVSRVAALIWDARFSLVTALLAGFGRAAAEVGAIIIVGGNIDGFTRTMTTAIALETSKGDLPLAVGLGLVLIAIVIAVNALAWTARRAGERLAG from the coding sequence ATGCCAGCCGACGTGTCCGCCCTTCAACTTGTGCTCAGCGGCGATGCCACGCTGTTCGCCATCGTGCGGCTGTCGCTCTATGTGAGCCTGTCCGCGGTGGTGCTGGCCGCGCTGATCGGCATTCCGCTAGGGGCCTGGATCGCGTTGACAAGATTTCCCGGCCGGCAGGGCGTTATCGTCCTGCTGAATGCCCTGATGGGCCTGCCGCCGGTGGTCGTTGGCCTTGCGGTCTATCTGGCGCTGTCGCGTTCCGGGCCGCTCGGCTCGTTCGGCCTGCTGTTCACGCCGCGGGCCATGATCATCGCGCAGACCGTGCTGGTCGCGCCGATCATCGCAGCACTTGCGCGACAGACCATCGAGGATCTCTGGCTCGAATATCGCGACGAACTCACCGCGATGAATCTCGGTCCTGTCAGCCGCGTCGCTGCGCTGATCTGGGATGCGCGCTTCAGCCTCGTCACCGCGCTGCTCGCCGGCTTCGGCCGCGCGGCGGCGGAGGTCGGCGCCATCATCATCGTCGGTGGCAATATCGATGGCTTTACCCGCACGATGACGACGGCGATTGCGCTGGAAACTTCCAAGGGCGACCTGCCTCTGGCGGTCGGCCTCGGCCTCGTGCTGATCGCGATCGTGATCGCCGTCAATGCGCTGGCCTGGACCGCCCGCCGCGCCGGCGAACGACTGGCGGGATGA
- a CDS encoding helix-turn-helix transcriptional regulator, which produces MPELLTTDEAAEYLRLSERKLYELVATREVPCSKVTGRWLFPRAALDRWVSAGLIAHAALAQVTAPPIMGGSHDPLLEWALRESNSGLASLPEGSEEGVRRLTQGEVIVAAIHMHRLDGDDETANLDVVADAAGLHDAVVIAFARREQGILVAPGNPLGLSDMASIATSRARIAQRPAGAGAQLLLLALLARARLALDDLKLAKPAFPTGPDIAQAIRAGRIDCGIATRSVAKSAALDFLPLTWERFDLVMRRRDYFMKGPQALFEFMRQAGFRDRASELGGYDVGDTGAVRLVN; this is translated from the coding sequence ATGCCGGAACTCCTGACGACAGACGAAGCGGCCGAGTATCTCAGGCTCTCTGAACGCAAGCTCTACGAGCTGGTGGCGACCCGCGAAGTGCCCTGCAGCAAGGTGACCGGGCGCTGGTTGTTTCCGCGCGCCGCCCTCGACCGCTGGGTGTCCGCCGGACTGATCGCGCACGCCGCGCTGGCGCAGGTGACGGCGCCGCCGATCATGGGCGGCAGTCATGATCCGCTGCTGGAATGGGCGCTGCGCGAAAGCAATTCCGGCCTCGCCAGCCTGCCCGAAGGCAGCGAGGAGGGCGTGCGGCGGCTGACCCAAGGCGAGGTGATCGTCGCGGCCATCCATATGCACCGCCTCGATGGCGATGACGAAACGGCCAATCTCGACGTGGTTGCCGATGCAGCGGGATTGCACGATGCCGTTGTCATTGCGTTTGCGCGGCGCGAGCAGGGCATTCTGGTCGCGCCCGGCAATCCGCTGGGCTTGAGCGACATGGCCTCGATCGCGACGTCGCGCGCGCGCATCGCGCAACGTCCCGCCGGTGCCGGCGCGCAATTGCTGCTGCTCGCGCTGTTGGCGCGCGCGCGCCTCGCGCTCGACGATCTGAAACTGGCAAAACCGGCCTTTCCGACCGGCCCTGATATCGCGCAGGCCATCCGCGCAGGCCGCATCGATTGCGGCATCGCCACGCGAAGCGTGGCGAAATCGGCAGCCCTCGATTTCCTGCCGCTTACCTGGGAGCGTTTTGATCTCGTGATGCGGCGGCGCGATTATTTCATGAAGGGACCGCAGGCGCTGTTCGAGTTCATGCGCCAGGCGGGTTTTCGTGATCGCGCAAGCGAGCTTGGCGGGTATGATGTCGGCGACACCGGCGCGGTGAGGCTGGTGAATTAG
- a CDS encoding substrate-binding domain-containing protein, producing MLTRRLLIAVTASLVFAGYAVAQEKSIVVASTTSTQDSGLFGHILPMFKAKTGIDVKVVAQGTGQALDTARRGDADVVFVHAKPAEEKFLAEGFGVKRYPVMYNDFILIGPKGDPAGIKGSKDIVAALGAIKAKGADFISRGDKSGTHQAELNLWKVAGIDIAKDKGPWYKEIGQGMGAALNTASASNAYVLADRGTWLSFKNRGDLVIAVEGDKRLFNQYGVMLVNPEKHPSVKKDLGKQLIDWLVSAEGQKAIADYKINGEQLFYPNASDSGA from the coding sequence ATGCTCACGCGCCGTTTGCTGATAGCGGTGACCGCCAGCCTCGTATTCGCAGGCTACGCCGTCGCACAGGAGAAATCGATCGTGGTGGCCTCGACCACCTCGACGCAGGATTCCGGCCTGTTCGGTCACATCCTGCCGATGTTCAAGGCCAAGACCGGCATCGACGTGAAGGTGGTGGCGCAGGGCACGGGGCAGGCGCTCGATACCGCGCGTCGCGGTGATGCCGACGTGGTGTTCGTCCACGCAAAACCTGCGGAGGAAAAATTTCTGGCTGAAGGCTTTGGCGTCAAGCGCTACCCTGTGATGTACAATGACTTCATCCTGATCGGCCCGAAGGGCGATCCGGCCGGCATCAAGGGATCGAAGGACATCGTTGCGGCGCTCGGTGCGATCAAGGCCAAGGGCGCCGACTTTATTTCGCGCGGCGACAAGTCCGGCACCCACCAGGCCGAGCTCAACCTCTGGAAGGTTGCCGGCATCGACATCGCGAAGGATAAAGGCCCCTGGTACAAGGAGATCGGGCAGGGCATGGGCGCGGCGCTCAACACCGCATCCGCCTCCAACGCCTATGTGCTCGCCGATCGCGGCACCTGGCTGTCGTTCAAGAACCGTGGCGACCTCGTCATCGCGGTCGAAGGCGACAAGCGGCTGTTCAACCAGTATGGCGTCATGCTGGTGAACCCGGAAAAACATCCGAGCGTCAAGAAGGATCTTGGCAAGCAGTTGATCGACTGGCTGGTGTCGGCGGAGGGCCAGAAGGCCATCGCCGACTACAAGATCAACGGCGAGCAGCTGTTCTATCCCAACGCCAGCGATTCCGGCGCGTGA
- a CDS encoding helix-turn-helix domain-containing protein, which produces MKKAHGKKGRIGSSFDDFLKEDGTYEGVTARAIKRVLVRQLDELMRREEISKTQLAIRMKTSRAQLNRLLDPENESVTLGTLARAAQAVGRHLRMELV; this is translated from the coding sequence ATGAAAAAGGCGCATGGCAAGAAGGGCAGAATTGGATCCTCTTTCGATGATTTTCTGAAGGAGGATGGAACCTACGAGGGCGTAACTGCACGGGCGATCAAGCGTGTGCTGGTGCGGCAGCTCGACGAACTGATGCGGCGTGAGGAAATTTCCAAGACCCAGCTCGCCATCCGCATGAAGACAAGCCGCGCTCAGCTCAATCGTTTGCTCGATCCCGAAAACGAGTCGGTAACGCTTGGGACGCTGGCGCGCGCCGCGCAGGCAGTTGGGCGCCATCTGCGCATGGAGCTGGTTTGA
- the pdxR gene encoding MocR-like pyridoxine biosynthesis transcription factor PdxR, giving the protein MDDLLPGMLHLVRDGGETLTRQLTDQLRGLITKGRLAPGQRLPSSRELAQSLGLSRNTASFAIEQLAAEGYVTLSAGRRPVVAEGLSLDSRKSSPRSSRGGGAQIRVSAWASSLQRSIWPPIHKERPRPFQPGLADEREFPHDEWSRCLRRAARNAPLRRDRPINHPPLQEALLRHLVVHRGIKAVANQILFVPTAQAGLTLVANALLEPGDHAWVESPGYGGANVAFQAAGAIVSGIPLDSQGMAISSHKETPRLIFVTPSHQYPTGRLMPIGRRLELLRFAETAGACIIEDDYDGEFHYEARPVAALQGLAPSPRVFYLGTFSKATYADIRIGYVVVPEALIDIFELAQRQMGILTSITIQDALAEFIGAGAYLGHIRRMTRLYRGRRDRMLQALATETGNRLAVETPAGGMQLRPAKPSTWFSARANRQVNPAPIATSITE; this is encoded by the coding sequence ATGGATGACCTGCTGCCCGGCATGCTGCATCTGGTGCGCGACGGCGGAGAGACGCTGACGCGCCAGCTCACTGATCAGTTGCGAGGCCTGATCACCAAGGGCCGCCTCGCACCCGGCCAACGCCTGCCGTCGAGCCGTGAGCTTGCGCAATCGCTCGGCCTGTCGCGGAACACCGCCTCGTTTGCGATCGAGCAATTGGCCGCGGAAGGCTATGTCACCCTTTCCGCCGGCCGCCGTCCGGTCGTGGCCGAAGGCCTGTCGCTCGATAGCCGCAAGAGCTCACCGCGAAGCAGTCGCGGCGGAGGCGCGCAAATACGCGTGTCGGCCTGGGCGAGCAGCCTTCAACGGTCGATCTGGCCGCCGATTCATAAGGAGCGGCCCCGGCCGTTTCAGCCGGGGCTAGCGGATGAGCGCGAGTTTCCGCACGATGAGTGGAGCCGTTGCCTGCGGCGCGCCGCGCGGAACGCTCCGCTACGCCGCGATCGCCCCATCAACCATCCGCCGCTGCAGGAAGCCTTGCTCAGGCATCTCGTGGTTCATCGCGGAATCAAGGCCGTGGCCAACCAGATCCTGTTCGTGCCCACGGCGCAAGCCGGCTTGACTTTGGTCGCCAATGCGCTGCTCGAACCGGGTGATCACGCCTGGGTCGAAAGCCCGGGCTACGGCGGCGCCAACGTCGCATTTCAGGCCGCCGGCGCCATCGTCTCCGGCATCCCGCTCGACTCGCAAGGCATGGCCATTTCTTCGCACAAGGAAACGCCCCGGCTGATCTTCGTCACCCCGTCGCACCAGTATCCGACCGGGCGGCTGATGCCGATCGGCCGCCGTCTCGAACTTCTTCGTTTTGCCGAGACCGCAGGCGCCTGCATCATCGAGGACGACTATGACGGCGAATTCCATTATGAGGCACGCCCGGTGGCCGCGCTGCAGGGGCTCGCACCGTCACCGCGCGTATTCTATCTCGGCACCTTCTCGAAAGCGACCTACGCGGACATTCGCATTGGCTATGTCGTCGTGCCGGAGGCTCTGATCGACATCTTTGAACTCGCGCAACGGCAGATGGGAATACTGACCTCGATCACGATTCAGGATGCGCTCGCCGAATTCATCGGTGCGGGCGCCTATCTCGGTCACATCAGAAGGATGACGCGTCTCTACAGGGGCCGACGTGATCGCATGCTGCAGGCCCTTGCCACCGAGACCGGCAACCGACTCGCGGTCGAAACTCCGGCCGGAGGCATGCAATTGCGGCCGGCAAAGCCGTCGACCTGGTTCAGCGCGCGGGCGAATCGCCAGGTCAACCCGGCGCCGATCGCCACCAGCATTACCGAATAG